The sequence gttgtgtatgttttaaaataatttgatttaagttagtcttatttgtttataaataaagttgtttttttataaagaaaattgtgtatattttgaccgaaaaaaatacgtgttcaacatgatttgcagatcatggccagaacacgaggtttaggtcgtgcgataggtagagttgtaggcagagatagaCCTGCTGATGAGGATGCTGCTGATGTTCCtgagaggcgtaggcctactacctcagcccgtaggctacgcgttcatcagatgactgcggagggacgtgatatggctgaggacgtcgctgacatgactgatgatgtccctgagcagcctacggaggcacctgagatgcgtgtggacgcacagggtgctgatagtggtgaggggtaagatggtgatgatgctgcagagggattccctggtggtccacgagacccgtcagtgctcacatcatttgccgagcatgttgcacatgccgtgtggagtggacatgtattttaatttgttaattatttgtcattgtttatttatttgtttatgatacatttttttaataattgtataatttgtacttcaaatcaggaacgtcctgatttgaagttagtgtcacatgggaggaaggtgacactgattgggaggccagtgcctgagattgaaggcctggtggctgccacaggattaagtccactgatagattgttcagttattactgacgatcctggacttatatccgcatttgtggagaggtggcacagtgagactagcaccttccaccttcctgtaggagagctgacgatcacattggatgatgtgtcgtccatcctacatttgcccatcactggcgccttgcacagtttccacgctctttctacggaggaggccagattcttgctTACGGAAGTTacgaagcccaattccggaagaaggtcttccggaagtagtttccggaagcacttcttccggaattggccttcgtaacttccggaagaccttcttccggaagtggtcattccggaccttcctccttctgtgcctaaaatttcttccggatacactttttactgtttttcttctctaaaaactaACCGGAAAACGAAATAAACGCGTACCTCCGACGAAATAGGAACAACAGCCActaataaaacttcaaatacggaacacgggaccaccaaatcttcaaatacttcacttcacgggaccaccaacaGACTGCTGAAGGGACCACCACTGAAACAACAGCAAAcggaagaaacaaacaaagcaaacggaagaagaaacaaagcaaacggaagaagaaacaaagaaagcgcAGTAAAACACAGTCTCAACacattaatttaaagaaatttacacaagggcaaaatcgtcattacatacgcattaaatattattttatttttacttattattataaaatgaaaattcttttttcttcattttgttataaaacaataatcacgtttacgaattaattaatttttatggtttaaattaatatttgacatgcgcgtaaaaaacaaattataaatattagtcataattacgttcactaattatttaattatttatgcataatagtattaattattttataaattagtttatgcaattaaaaataaattattacaaaataaaatattttttttaaaaaaaaactaacttccgaaagaagcttcttccggaagacaatGGAAATCTTTCGGAAGAAGCTTTTTCCGGGAACATTTCGGATGgcgttcttccggaagttgtCTGTGAGTACTTCCGGAAGACACAAATTCTTCTTccgaaagaaggttcttccggaaaagttctgaaaataatttttccggaaagtttccggaagaagattcttccggaagaataatTGCTGAAGGGCAATTTCCcacttcactgtttgctgggtgccccagcaataatgctgggtgcacgtagcaactcccaTTATTCTACTACCCAACTTGCCAAGCCCAACATCATTAGGTGCAGTCTCCGCATGGTCGCACCGGATGCTTTGAAACTATTTCAATGTGGGTAATTACTTAAGGCACCTCATTATTTGTTTTGGTGCATCTAAAGTATATCACGGATTGGGTAATCAGGAATATAATTTATTACAGATTCTTCAATTCATAATACACTTTATATAACTTATGAAAAgtaaacctaaaaaataaacccgaatattaaataagtttaatttaataaaaaaaaacttataaactaATGAAATGGGTTTATACCTTCCTCAAAAGTCAAACTAAACCaaagtatttatatatttttcaaaatttgtaattttgattttgtatatAAAGATAGAGAAAGTTAATTCTTTTTGTACAAAAAATTACCTTGGTAATTCTAAAATATTAACCGGTAaaagattgatttgattttgaagCAATTTAGTGGCTTGTGATAtgatttctttttattcatCTCATAATCTCTTTCCATGTCTAGAATCACACTTTTTCTTCCAACTAAAATAGTGATTTACGTGGGGATTGTAAGAACGACAGCACAGCAAGCAATATGACGCGTGACGACATTGAACCTCTCTCACCTCAAAATATCTAATCTCAAACTCACTCTCACAACCACATGTTATGTATTCTCTCAAGTATCTACGTCCCACGCAAAATATCTATTCTTCACGAACATTCTAGGCTTTGGAACCAGCATGTTCCGTAAAACTTTCTAGAGCATTCATTtccaaaacaataataaataccCGATAAACCTTTCAAACCTTCCCTCGTTCATTGTTCACGTACTGTGTCAAGAGCAAAGAGCCAAGAGGGTGCAATTACATGAGCTGAAAGAAGTAACGCAAAAGcccctttattttttatggttagaacttagaagctGATTGTGACAATGGATGCTCGTGGAGAAGGGTCTTCTACTTCTTACTACAACGTTCTTGGTGTTAGCTCAGATTCTAACGTGGATGAGATTAGACGTGCTTATAGGAAGCTGGCTATGCAATGGCATCCTGATAAGTGCACAAGGTCGCCTTCTTTGCTGGGTGAAGCTAAGCGCAAATTCCAGCAAATTCAAGAAGCCTATTCaggtatgtatgtatgtttgtaTGTTTCAagttcttgtttttatttatttattttttatatctaggAATCGaacacataaattagaatataagAATGAGTTGATTATTTTTGCACTCTGTCATTATCAACTAATCATAAATTACGAATCAACGGAGTTGGTGTTGGTCTAGTGGAAGGGCTAATCTCACAACGTGGTGAACTGGGTTCGAATCTCCCTCGGAAGAGGTACTGACATCTAGTGTTCATCAAAAGTGTCTCGAATAAGATTGTGGAATAAGATTGTCTCCGtgggaagtaaaaaaaaaaaaaaaaagattttggtagatatatagatgattattattaaagtcaatcaatttattttacatgttaatttgtaatttaatttttttacactttgggtgtgtAGACTATTTTCTCGTCTCTTGTGATGTTATATTGAGCTCTGTtgcttaattatttatgttttcttgaGCAGTGTTGTCTGATAGTAAGAAAAGAACTATGTATGATGCGGGCTTGTATGATCCTCAAGAGGAAGAGGATGAGGTGAGTGTGTTTCAGAGGCATCTTTTATGTGGATTCAAATTtggttgtttttaatttatttattttttccttgttgTGTTATGGTCTTGAAAGATTTATGTGTGTTTCTCTGCTTCCAGGGCTTTTCTGATTTTGTGGAAGAAATGTTGTCCCATATGGCTCAAGTGAGGCGAGAGGTAATGCTTCTTATagaattgaatgaaaaattatttatgcttCTAATATGGTTAAGGTAGGAGGAAAAAGGTTGACGGTTCCCCctttgctaaaaaaaaataactttctagcaaattaataattacatactaacatttgtttttgaaaagaaaCTTTAGTTGTTTGAATATGACTTGACCCTTTAACTAAGGTTTGGGGTTCCATTCCGATTTGGACATAGGATTGCTAAACTAGAGATATTATTTTACTTCAAAATAGGTTGATTCAGTGGGATATGATTAGTTTACTTCTAAGTAAGAAGTTTAAGATAccttttgttaaataaaaaaaaatttaaaatatgatgaaAAAGTTGGATATAAAACGGATGCAAGAATGAGTAACAACACTAATCGTTTACAACTATCAATTGCTGCAGGGAAAGCATTACGGTTTGGAAGAGTTGCAGGGCATGTTAATGGAAATGGCTAAAGGATTCGAGTGTCCTTCAATGTATTGTGGGGTGAACTCTGTGATTGATGAGTCTCCATGCGTAAAGAGAACGCGTTTTGACACAAACATGATGGAGAATAAGGGGTCACATTTCCAAGTACCTGATCTTAACCTCTATTGCAGTTAAGATGTTTTTCACGGATCGATATCAAGAAAAAACAGATGGGTAGTGATGATGAATTTTGGTAGTTATTTTCAACATTTTGACAATGGATTTATCTGTACATATTCCTTGTATGGTGCTAAATTCCCAGGGCTTTGTCTCAGTTTTTCTAGTTGTAAATGATATATATCTTCTGAAGGGGAAgagaggagaaaataatgattgaGTAGTTTGGAAATTATGTTTTGAGTAAGGATTTTCTGCCACGGGATTGTTCACTTTTTGTATTTCTTTGATTTGGATAAGAAGTTTTATGGACATGTTTgagattaatgatttttttgaagtagtattatatatataataatttttaattagattatagtattttttttattttgttagtaattattaattaatttgattttcaatattataaaaaataattttgttagttattaataaatttgatcCTAGAATTGATATATATAGGTTAACTTaatatttagaattaaaaatgatcagattgattaaataatgtcaagggataatatttttttttttcaactatgATAACGAGAATTGAATATAAGTTTTCATTCATCTATTTCAATTCTATTATTAGGTCTATTATGGTGGTTAAGAGATTACATTAACCGAAGTCAAATGTTGGGGATTGTTATTGaagttaagaaataaatttagttttaagaatattacagatttaattaactaaaaatgcTGATGTTTGGAATTAAAGTTATTTATACACTTCACTTTACAATTAATCCACAATAAAGGTGTTTCAATTTTGATCGAAAGGTatacatatgtaaaaaaaaaaaattatgaaaaatatatactatattTTGAAGTGATGTCacatcaaaaaattatatatccaCCAAAAGGTCAAAAGCATTATATTCCTGATACATTTTCATAATCTACCCATTTTTcagtgtttgtaaaaataaaaaataaaaaataactttcttttatttatatgatatgattttctctttatttatatgaattaaagacatgtattaataatttataatatccaTGCATCTCAGTTGAGTTAgactttttaaatataaataactataaTTTGGgaacaatataaatatatgtgttcattaaattataaattgttacaagtttcttaaaaaacacttagatagaaaatcaaattacaTGATTTGTATTGAAAGTTTGATGAATATTATTATTGGTGctaaaaatatgaattcattattgataaaaatataaaaggagtaaaaatataagttttttttatttataaaaaactatttattttttcccctaatttgaacattttttattaaaaatattaaaacaaaaaagtttttATACCTTGCGTTTTGTCTTTTGTTTGGGTTTCGGCCTAACTGTTTATCTTCAGTTGGGAAGCATTTTGTTATATctactttcattttttctaaGTACACTCCCCTtgatatcataaatattttatatgccCAAAGTATCCctatatcattattttaaatttcataatgatgtttaaattttgGCATTTCGAAAAATAATTTCCAGAAgttaaaatttccaaaaagtatttcttgaaatttaataaaagaattttttttgcatctatttaaaatctaaaaagaCAATCATCTCAATAAAATGACACACAAATAAAATCCCATCTCTTGAATCTTTAATCAAATTTACATAATATGTGCAAATGGAGATCCCAAACTTGTAAGCACTTTTTTAGTTTGTggtaagaaaataaagatatagataagtaaaatcaagaaagtgaggaagaatgaaagatgaaaataaaatattcaatctGAGTCATAAATGGATAGAAAGAGAGaggaaatattttattatgatggAAGGAGTGCATTGTTGAGAGGTGGGGGTAATATGACCGTGTGAGGGAAAGAAGAGAGTTTGAATTGTAGAATGGGTTGGTTTATAACGTACCAGTAGGGTCATTCTTTGTCTTCAAAAACCTTTGCATTTCGCGATTTCCACAGGAACCAACATGTGCAAGCAAAAAGAACTCCTTCGTTGCTGGTGCAAAGTGTTTGAAGCCATATATGTAGATGCTGCGTCGCAGCTAAGAATATTAGGAGAGTGAACTGAAGTTTCTCCCACACTATCCTGCTAAGGGGACAGTCGCGAAGGATATGCAAGAGGTCTTCTTCCTAATAAGAAcattatttaaatcatttgagtttagaaagaaaaaggaaagtagATATGATCTTATCACATTTTCATCCTCTTCAtgtaaaaaacatgaaaaaatataataaaaaagaaagttgtGGCATTTTATAAATCAacaatatcttaaaataattttttaaaacttagtaACAAACTTAAGAATGTTATATTTTCAGCCATAGACTTTTAATGGTGATAAAAACgtactaattttataaaacttttatcATTCTGATTATTAAATGTGAGGGcatccttaattatttatttattttatgtatttatattttttttgttatacatAGCTTTATcctgatttattataaatttctaaaaaataatcaaattattatttatattacttttagtttttgtgataatttctctctcttcaaatctgaacttatatttttttttcatctcaaattcatcTACTTGTAGAACATGACAAATgtcaattgtattttttttttaactttccgATTGATCAAGGGAAAGAAACGCTAATCAATCTGAAGTTTGGTCGGGAGATAAGTAAAATCTGATCaagaattatttttgttaagggTTAAACTCGagattaacatcagttttgaatCAATGTTGAAACAAGTGATGTTAAAGTCTGACATTTCAgcattgatttaaaaaattgttgttgaAAATACCTTTCCACATTGGTTATTCCACAAaccgataaaaaaattatcgatATAGAATGTAACTACACAATACTAGTTCTCTTTGTATTCAATATTGTTTACATACTTTCTACGTATATTcgaacaatttaattttaactttagtCCATTAATCACTTGTGCACAAATGTcaactatatatatgtattttcaaattattatttttgaaagttattttaaaaaatggaattcctaaaactaaattacttatatttttatttacacatttatacaattttttatatttttaattttgacttaaattacaaattttaccaGGTTCCTTGACtgtattaaaaaatcaataagtttcatatttcagaacaccaaataaataaaaagtttttatttttctttatccatAAGAATTGAATACAATAAAaaggaattttataatatacTCACACATTATGTTCAACCAACTGAGTTAAActcgttaataaaaaaaagttgctaTGGGCACTCCAAAAAGTTCAATTGCATTTGTCAAAGAAGTTGTGGTGAGTAGTAATACAACTTTTATGTGGATTTTATTTGTCTTTAGTTCTTTGTTTCTATAAACAGTCAGAATGATTTTCAAGATTTTGGAATAGGCTACCTACGAAGGATTTTGTCAAGTGGAGGATTTGGATGATGAGTGAAGTGTCATCGTGTGAAGTGCCGTAATGTGAGAGCCGCCGAACAAGTATGGTGTGGTTCTAGGACGAACCGGGCGGAAGCTGGTGGGCATGTAACACCCGGACGAATCACACCAGAAAGAGAGGGATCCAAAGGCTATGTAGGTATGAGATTGTACAATTGAGGATGACTTAAAaggaattaattggtactaccTATATCAACAAGAtgcatttattttttggaaCCCATCACTTAAGAACTTCATAGTTAAGTGTATTTGGCTTGGAGTAGTAATGAGATGAGTGACCTTCTGGAAAGTTTCTCGGAAAGCATGTGAGTGAAGACAAAACACGTTGAAAAGTCTTGTGTTGATTTGTGTGGTCAGTCATTGATCCTTAAAGCAGACAGAGCTAGGAGTGGAAATAGGTCAGGCCAGGCCAAGCTTTGAGGGGCCTAAGCCTGGCCCGCATCACT comes from Glycine soja cultivar W05 chromosome 20, ASM419377v2, whole genome shotgun sequence and encodes:
- the LOC114401559 gene encoding uncharacterized protein LOC114401559, with product MDARGEGSSTSYYNVLGVSSDSNVDEIRRAYRKLAMQWHPDKCTRSPSLLGEAKRKFQQIQEAYSVLSDSKKRTMYDAGLYDPQEEEDEGFSDFVEEMLSHMAQVRREGKHYGLEELQGMLMEMAKGFECPSMYCGVNSVIDESPCVKRTRFDTNMMENKGSHFQVPDLNLYCS